The following are encoded together in the Kwoniella europaea PYCC6329 chromosome 1, complete sequence genome:
- a CDS encoding guanine nucleotide-binding protein subunit beta — protein MSSAEIQEKISAARREADALKDKIRAAKDQTADTSLRAMANDTPPLPRMTLKVRRTLKGHLAKIYALHWAADKRHLVSASQDGKLIVWDAYTTNKVHAIPLRSSWVMTCAYAPSGNFVACGGLDNICSIYSLRGASPNGPGGGQVKVARELSAHSGYLSCCRFINDRQIVTSSGDMTCMLWDIEQGVRTMEFNDHTGDVMSISLAPNANLFVSGACDATAKVWDIRTGKAVQTFTGHESDINAVQFFPNGDAFATGSDDATCKLFDLRADRELNTYAHDNILCGITSVAFSISGRVLFAGYDDYNCNVWDTLKGERIGVLAGHENRISCMGVSGDGVALCTGSWDSLLKVRLI, from the exons ATGTCATCAGCAGAGATACAAGAGAAGATCTCGGCGGCGCGGAGAGAAGCGGATGCGCTGAAAGATAAGATCAGAGCGGCAAAGGATCAAACTGCTGATACCAGTC TCCGAGCAATGGCCAATGATACCCCACCCTTACCACGTATGACCCTAAAAGTACGACGGACGTTGAAAGGTCATCTAGCCAAGATATACGCCTTGCATTGGGCAGCCGATAAACGTCATTTGGTATCAGCCTCGCAAGATGGGAAATTGATCGTGTGGGACGCATACACCACGAATAAAGTTCATGCTATCCCACTGCGTTCAAGTTGGGTGATGACTTGTGCTTATGCGCCCTCGGGGAACTTTGTCGCCTGTGGCGGTTTGGATAATATCTGTTCGATCTATTCCCTCCGCGGTGCTTCGCCAAATGGACCAGGAGGAGGTCAAGTGAAAGTTGCTCGAGAACTTTCGGCACACTCTGGATATTTGAGTTGTTGTCGATTCATCAATGATAGACAGATTGTCACCAGTTCCGGAGATATGACTTGTATGTTATGGGATATAGAACAAGGTGTGAGAACGATGGAGTTTAATGATCATACGGGTGAtgtgatgag CATCTCTCTCGCTCCAAATGCGAATCTCTTCGTGTCTGGTGCTTGTGACGCTACAGCTAAAGTGTGGGATATCAGAACTGGTAAAGCCGTACAGACTTTCACAGGTCATGAATCAGATATCAATGCTGTACA ATTCTTCCCTAATGGCGACGCATTCGCTACCGGATCAGACGACGCCACCTGTAAACTCTTTGATTTACGTGCCGATCGAGAACTCAACACCTACGCTCACGATAACATATTATGCGGTATAACCTCGGTCGCATTCTCCATCTCGGGTCGAGTCCTGTTTGCAGGATATGACGATTACAATTGTAATGTCTGGGATACGttgaaaggagagagaatCGGTGTTTTGGCGGGTCACGAAAATAGAATTTCATGTATGGGTGTTAGTGGAGATGGTGTGGCGTTATGTACAGGAAGTTGGGATAGTTTGTTAAAGGTGAGGTTAATTTGA